One window of the Lodderomyces elongisporus chromosome 6, complete sequence genome contains the following:
- a CDS encoding uncharacterized protein (BUSCO:EOG09262O0R), which produces MSKLTQVFLIGGLVRFLLPSLVPSIVPVLGSIVEITTPITSFKALQEAFFFLNSSIDLYDGGVNHHPPLLVTVLSLVDAFPISNVWFHIIYSLTDLSIAWQLVQINKWYQLYTSKRTGKKITGFNDDLIASFYLFNPLILLSNLSHSTIVFTWLFVVSTIYQITVKKQPARAMILLAIASYLSLNSFYLLPAVLGLIHVTSRTQHTLGQIYVFNIGIYICTIALLILISFASTASWQFIDNCYLSVILFKKITPNVGLWWYLFTEMFEFFTPFYIGMFNIYSFVFVVPIALRLFEYAKTPKLGDSFAVVVLTLLWISFTKSYPTIGELGFALSFATILRGSIIPHCKMIYITGMTLVVSLILSPIFYYCWIVLGNGNSNFFYSINLIWGGVHIMSIMDLLWAQLIGDYFVENNVSDDEKAKLQLAQL; this is translated from the coding sequence ATGAGCAAATTGACGCAGGTGTTTCTCATAGGGGGTCTTGTGAGGTTCCTACTACCTTCACTTGTCCCGTCTATTGTCCCAGTGCTAGGCTCTATTGTTGAGATCACGACACCAATTACATCGTTCAAAGCACTACAAGAAGCATTTTTCTTCCTTAATAGCAGTATCGATTTGTATGATGGAGGTGTTAACCACCATCCACCATTGCTTGTTACTGTGCTATCTTTGGTCGACGCATTTCCTATCTCAAACGTATGGTTCCATATCATATACTCCTTAACTGATTTGTCGATTGCGTGGCAATTAGTTCAAATCAACAAGTGGTACCAGCTATACACTTCAAAAAGAAccggaaaaaaaataacggGTTTCAATGATGACTTAATTGCAAGTTTCTACTTGTTCAACCCCTTGATCTTATTGCTGAATCTAAGTCATTCAACAATTGTATTCACCTGGTTATTCGTTGTGTCCACCATATATCAAATCACGGTAAAGAAACAACCGGCGCGTGCAATGATTCTACTCGCAATTGCCTCATATCTCTCACTCAACAGCTTTTACTTGCTCCCTGCTGTGCTTGGCCTCATACACGTCACATCGCGAACGCAGCATACGCTTGGACAGATTTATGTTTTCAATATTGGGATATACATCTGCACCATTGCGCTTCTTATACTAATTTCATTTGCATCTACAGCATCATGGCAGTTTATTGACAACTGCTATTTAAGCGTTATATTGTTCAAGAAGATTACTCCAAATGTTGGGTTATGGTGGTATTTGTTCACAGAGATGTTTGAGTTTTTCACTCCATTTTATATCGGCATGTTCAACATCTACTcgtttgtatttgttgttcCTATAGCTTTGAGGTTGTTTGAGTATGCAAAGACACCCAAATTGGGTGACTCCTTTGCAGTTGTGGTGTTGACCTTGTTGTGGATCAGCTTTACAAAATCATATCCTACAATTGGTGAGTTGGGCTTTGCATTGTCCTTTGCTACAATCTTGAGAGGATCAATTATTCCTCATTGCAAAATGATCTATATTACAGGTATGACTTTGGTTGTCTCTCTCATATTGTCGCCGATTTTCTACTATTGTTGGATCGTTCTTGGTAATGGTAACTCGAACTTCTTCTATAGTATCAACTTAATCTGGGGAGGTGTGCATATTATGTCTATAATGGATTTACTTTGGGCCCAACTCATTGGCGATTACTTTGTTGAGAACAATGTTTCCGATGATGAAAAGGCTAAATTGCAACTTGCGCAGCTATAG
- the MLC2 gene encoding Myosin type II regulatory light chain: MSHLNSLSSSQKTQIRNAFTIIDGESRDETITISDLKEVYSSMGIKVPTESQLKTMLTIDGADHSEKGITFAQFSNILAKEMSRLEGKSIIYEALQVYSATTTTKQDNQKQFKDELQIDVDKLKDACCSVQIDSADGSTKLSRQSFDTLVEGFISETMDGKRIFLAAKWIDAYFE, translated from the coding sequence ATGCTGCATTTAAATTCGTTATCCTCGAGTCAAAAGACGCAAATTAGAAATGCATTCACCATAATAGACGGAGAATCAAGAGACGAGACTATTACAATATCGGATCTCAAGGAAGTGTATTCTTCTATGGGCATTAAAGTGCCGACAGAGTCACAACTTAAAACCATGTTGACTATTGATGGGGCTGATCATTCTGAAAAAGGAATTACTTTTGCCCAGTTTCTGAACATATTGGCGAAAGAGATGCTGCGGCTAGAAGGAAAATCCATCATTTATGAAGCTCTACAAGTATACCTGGCtacaacaacgacaaaaCAAGACAATCAAAAACAGTTTAAAGATGAATTACAGATTGATGTAGATAAGCTCAAAGATGCTTGCTGCTCAGTGCAAATCGACTCCGCCGACGGAAGCACGAAATTAAGTCGCCAAAGTTTTGATACATTGGTCGAAGGCTTTATACTGGAAACCATGGATGGAAAACGCATTTTTTTGGCTGCCAAGTGGATCGATGCATATTTCGAATAA
- the CUE1 gene encoding coupling of ubiquitin conjugation to ER degradation produces MYMWMISPIPQDSEFPLPNTGSSATSSTTTLNSSRVSGSGSGSNSGLATGRNTTTRRRGGARPVTDSMIEVVQTIAPSLTVEQIRYDLEATGSVEVTIDKYMETGTLPFPPGYVAPRAEPASASNEEVNQKKEKSVSERETIDLIKRYGIDINNPVSGNEDIFKNRRNEMIVNARKRLAAQLQNQKI; encoded by the exons atgtatat GTGGATGATCCTGCCTATTCCACAAGATTCCGAGTTTCCATTGCCCAACACTGGATCGTCCGCCACATCTTCCACAACAACTTTGAATAGCTCACGTGTTTCAGGATCAGGATCAGGATCAAACTCAGGATTAGCTACTGGTAGAAATACTACCacgagaagaagaggaggtgCACGTCCAGTAACTGATTCTATGATTGAAGTGGTTCAAACTATTGCGCCTAGTCTCACAGTTGAACAAATTCGCTATGATTTAGAAGCTACCGGATCAGTCGAGGTCACGATCGATAAGTACATGGAAACAGGCACATTACCATTCCCACCTGGGTACGTTGCTCCTCGTGCAGAACCAGCACTGGCTTCAAACGAAGAAGTGAAtcagaaaaaggaaaagagtgTGAGTGAACGAGAAACAATAGATTTGATCAAGAGATACGGTATTGATATCAATAACCCTGTAAGTGGAAATGAGGATATATTTAAAAATAGGAGGAATGAAATGATTGTCAATGCGAGAAAGAGATTGGCAGCACAATTACAAAATCAGAAAATTTAG
- the RPO26 gene encoding subunit common to RNA polymerases I, II, and III (BUSCO:EOG09265552): MSDNEDNAFNEVAENYEDFGEADYFSEDDYEEPNNNGEDAQMKTEDGRQIINGGFGPESAAAASAAAQQQQQSQRKKTVRELAIPKEKRTTTPYMTKYERARILGTRALQISLNAPVLVDIEGETDPLQIAMKELAQRKIPLVIRRYLPDGSYEDWGCDELIVDH; the protein is encoded by the coding sequence ATGTCAGATAACGAAGATAATGCTTTTAATGAGGTAGCAGAGAATTACGAAGATTTTGGAGAAGCAGACTACTTCTCAGAAGACGACTACGAAGAACCAAATAACAATGGCGAAGATGCACAAATGAAAACTGAAGATGGTAGACAGATAATAAACGGTGGTTTTGGTCCAGAAAGTGCTGCAGCTGCCTCTGCCGCCgcacaacagcaacaacagagTCAACGTAAGAAAACAGTGAGGGAACTTGCTattccaaaagaaaagagaactACAACTCCTTACATGACCAAATACGAGCGAGCTAGAATCTTGGGAACAAGAGCGTTACAGATTTCGCTAAATGCACCTGTATTGGTGGACATTGAGGGTGAAACAGATCCTTTGCAAATCGCAATGAAAGAGTTGGCACAGAGAAAGATTCCTTTGGTGATCAGAAGATACCTTCCAGATGGTTCGTATGAAGACTGGGGGTGTGATGAACTAATTGTTGATCACTAA
- the ARP1 gene encoding centractin- actin- protein of the dynactin complex: protein MDETLYNQPVVVDNGSGTLKAGFAGEEKPRTYASSIIGRPKYQKLMAGSLTSSTSGSTIASDTDLFVGDAAQKNRGLLRLNYPVEHGIVTKWSDMEIIWDHMFTQDLKIKPEDHPLLITEAPLNPRSNREKMCQVMFEQFNVPCMYISIQAVLALYASGRTTGVVVDSGDGVSHIVPVYEGFALPPSIQRMDVAGRDVTSHLSYNIRRMTGVALQSSAELEVVRSMKESCCFISKDPVRDEKLYRAHYLRKSSHANNELFSTYKLPDGHEVHLGVERFRAPEILFNPQLIGTEYSGLHDLVSRAIAKNDLDLRPILYQNILLSGGNTLIKNFGDRLLKELKDLQDQNKDASASIWNKSITDDAYSTKMKIKIFAPPERKYSTWIGGSILAGLSTFKKMWVSSEEYKDDPDIIFRKCL from the coding sequence ATGGATGAGACATTATATAACCAGCCAGTAGTGGTGGACAATGGACTGGGTACTTTAAAAGCTGGATTTGCTGGCGAGGAGAAACCTAGGACATATGCATCGTCCATCATTGGAAGACCGAAATACCAGAAACTAATGGCAGGTTCATTAACCTCTTCAACTTCGGGATCAACAATTGCCTCCGATACTGATCTCTTTGTTGGTGATGCAGCACAAAAGAATAGAGGGTTACTAAGACTCAACTACCCTGTGGAGCATGGTATAGTTACCAAATGGTCCGATATGGAGATTATTTGGGATCATATGTTTACTCAGGATTTGAAGATCAAGCCCGAAGATCATCCATTACTCATCACCGAGGCTCCACTCAATCCAAGAAGTAATCGTGAAAAGATGTGCCAAGTCATGTTTGAACAGTTTAATGTCCCATGCATGTACATTTCGATACAAGCCGTGTTGGCCCTATATGCATCTGGGAGAACTACTGGAGTGGTTGTGGATAGTGGCGATGGTGTTTCCCATATTGTTCCAGTATATGAGGGTTTTGCTTTACCGCCATCGATACAGCGAATGGATGTTGCAGGGCGGGACGTTACATCGCATTTATCCTACAATATACGACGAATGACTGGTGTAGCATTACAAAGCAGTGCAGAGTTGGAAGTTGTACGACTGATGAAGGAATCGTGTTGTTTTATCTCCAAGGACCCGGTAAGGGATGAAAAGCTTTATAGGGCGCATTATTTGAGAAAGAGCAGTCATGCAAACAATGAGTTGTTCTCGACATACAAATTGCCAGATGGCCACGAAGTGCATCTTGGTGTTGAGAGGTTTAGAGCTCCAGAGATTCTTTTTAATCCACAATTGATTGGCACAGAGTATAGCGGGCTACATGATCTTGTTTCTCGTGCAATTGCCAAGAATGACTTGGATTTGAGGCCGATACTATATCAAAATATTCTACTTTCTGGAGGCAATACATTGATAAAGAATTTTGGTGATCGACTATTAAAAGAGTTGAAGGATTTGCAGGACCAAAATAAAGATGCTCTGGCGTCGATATGGAACAAGTCGATCACCGATGACGCATATTCGACAAAGATGAAAATCAAGATTTTTGCACCACCGGAGAGGAAATACTCAACATGGATTGGTGGGTCAATTTTGGCAGGACTTTCGACattcaaaaaaatgtgGGTTTCTTCAGAAGAATACAAGGACGATCCTGATATTATATTTAGAAAATGTCTTTAG
- the LSM7 gene encoding Sm-like protein lsm7 — translation MTDNEQKRQGGQRQQNKRRGQSHNNDKPRSEGPKREAILDLNKHKGEEIRVRCVGGRQITGILKGFDQLMNLVLEDVTEQLRDPEDEDKLTDKTRQLGLVVVRCTSLMTISPVNGSEIIDNPFVQTEQ, via the exons ATGACAGATAAC GAACAAAAGAGACAAGGAGGTCAGAGACAGCAGAACAAGAGAAGGGGTCAGCTGCATAACAACGATAAACCAAGATCTGAAGGTCCCAAGAGAGAGGCTATCCTAGATTTAAACAAACACAAGGGTGAAGAAATAAGAGTTAGATGTGTCGGTGGGAGACAAATTACTGGAATTCTCAAAGGATTTGATCAATTGATGAATTTGGTGTTGGAGGATGTGACAGAGCAGCTAAGAG ACCCGGAAGATGAAGACAAGTTGACAGACAAGACAAGGCAGCTTGGGTTGGTAGTTGTGAGATGTACAAGTCTCATGACCATATCGCCAGTTAATGGTAGTGAAATCATCGATAACCCATTTGTACAAACAGAACAATAA
- the TRY3 gene encoding Transcriptional regulator of -form-adherence 3: MKFAKTLERELSRDIPEEWVEAAIKYKALKKCINKVVDELKFLGLESNKLKLLINDKEVDMDDNQSTSPSNPIIAEYTLTKASPESHTIKPILKITLDFSNESLSDDTITKTCNEIKQKIESLLNDDSSSSEEEKIVELKEEDDGELRLVSSREGSLSPPLRPLSPTASASASAQGPIPPLTSTSTSTSTSTSMPTPVFAPKTDSAFEIEELPNTMDKLLLRDPEHKKREIYIVLNSDSKFFKMLDEELEALDYLRRTEEKKLINEVQSIAHYVSSFTGTRSEMYKWRELFKIYLDSEVYFQYNDQHRSPRSGDDIKAHLDEFMNNVNKSGLIVQFKKKKSLAAFEQFVSMNYHLLKMLQFQSINTEALRKILKKFDKQTSLGIQTIYPKLISSDHIFVSGKSLAQSICYVIQNSVIQIIPQIDDYSCPICMSIAYKPIRLSCGHLFCVRCLVKLKKDDKTSCPMCRKPDAILEADSSNLDLESMEIMKKYFPIEVREKLRDREKERYNELKGNAKGEKCIIV; the protein is encoded by the coding sequence ATGAAGTTTGCAAAGACGTTGGAAAGGGAACTCAGTCGAGATATTCCTGAAGAATGGGTTGAAGCAGCTATCAAGTACAAAGCCTTGAAGAAATGTATCAACAAGGTTGTTGATGAGTTGAAGTTCTTGGGGTTAGAGCTGAACAAACTCAAGTTGCTCATCAATGATAAAGAGGTGGATATGGACGACAACCAGTCTACAAGTCCCTCCAACCCCATAATCGCCGAATACACCTTAACAAAAGCCTCACCTGAGAGTCATACCATCAAACCAATACTCAAGATCACACTAGACTTTAGTAATGAGAGCTTATCCGACGACACAATAACAAAGACATGTAATGagattaaacaaaaaatcgAATCACTTCTTAATGATGACTCGAGTAGTTcagaggaagagaaaatagTGGAATTGAAAGAAGAGGACGATGGAGAATTGCGACTAGTGTCAAGTCGTGAAGGATCATTATCGCCACCATTGCGCCCATTGTCGCCAACTGCCTCTGCTTCTGCCTCTGCACAAGGACCTATACCGCCATTGACATCCACATCCACATCTACATCTACATCAACCTCGATGCCGACACCCGTCTTTGCTCCCAAGACAGATTCTGCGTTTGAAATAGAAGAGTTACCAAACACTATGGACAAGTTACTTTTGCGAGATCCAGAACACAAGAAACGCGAGATATACATTGTCCTCAACTCAGATAGCAAGTTCTTTAAAATGTTGGATGAAGAATTGGAGGCATTGGACTATCTTCGACgaacagaagaaaagaaacttaTCAATGAAGTACAAAGCATCGCTCATTACGTTTCGTCGTTTACCGGGACCAGATCGGAAATGTATAAATGGAGAgaacttttcaaaatatatCTAGATTCAGAGGTTTATTTCCAATATAATGACCAACATAGAAGTCCACGTTCTGGTGACGATATCAAAGCTCATTTGGACGAATTTATGAACAATGTGAACAAATCGGGCCTAATTGTGCaattcaagaaaaaaaagagtctTGCCGCATTTGAACAATTTGTCTCAATGAATTACCATTTGCTCAAAAtgcttcaatttcaaagcATAAACACCGAAGCACTACGCAAAATcctaaaaaaatttgataaGCAAACCTCATTGGGAATTCAAACAATATACCCCAAACTTATTTCTTCCGACCATATTTTTGTTAGTGGAAAGTCGCTAGCACAATCCATATGCTACGTTATCCAAAACTCAGTAATCCAAATCATTCCGCAAATCGATGACTACTCGTGCCCTATTTGTATGAGTATCGCATACAAGCCTATCCGACTATCATGTGGCCACTTGTTCTGTGTCAGGTGCTTAGTtaagttgaaaaaagatgacAAGACAAGCTGTCCTATGTGTCGTAAGCCAGATGCTATATTGGAAGCTGACTCGAGtaatttggatttggaatCGATGGAAATCatgaaaaaatatttcCCTATTGAAGtaagagaaaaattaaGAGATCGTGAGAAAGAACGATATAATGAATTGAAAGGTAATGCCAAGGGTGAGAAATGTATTATagtttaa
- the QCR2 gene encoding ubiquinol-cytochrome c reductase core subunit 1, which produces MLSRNSVRAYSSAVNGIKIASKNSPSELTSLSVVVDNAGSKNGKFGTGHLLSKFAFSNNKAKSALRFTRESEILGGTFEGKVTRDALVLKTTFLKQNLPYYVEELGNVLANTQYTPHEFNEVVLPSVKAEVKNAFANPHFNGLEKLHEISFRRGLGAPLFYNESTPLEVEDVKQFAEQNFNASNIAIYSEGADEADLTQFVKESAFADLPQGSKASSVPVDFYKGQEARVPAVGQSAALIGLPVKPADFGKYEVLSAAIGSTTLSSSNAPLFNIPGATSHLYKYNDAGLFVISVSGSAESVAQGIKQAKKIADSVSSSDLQKAVKGAELSVALQSTVAHPLSIQVSAGEAPIKEFNYVAVGDLNVLPFAADL; this is translated from the coding sequence ATGTTGTCTCGCAATTCAGTTCGTGCTTATAGCTCGGCCGTTAATGGTATCAAAATTGCTTCAAAGAACTCACCAAGCGAACTTACTTCCCTttcagttgttgttgacaaTGCAGGTTCCAAGAATGGTAAATTCGGTACCGGTCACTTGTTGTCCAAATTTGCCTTCTCCAACAACAAGGCCAAGTCAGCGTTGAGATTCACAAGAGAATCTGAGATTTTGGGTGGTACATTTGAAGGTAAAGTTACCAGAGATGCATTGGTATTGAAGACCacttttttgaaacaaaacttGCCATACTATGTTGAGGAATTGGGTAATGTACTTGCAAACACCCAATACACTCCTCACGAGTTTAACGAAGTTGTTTTACCATCAGTCAAGGCAGAAGTTAAGAATGCATTTGCAAACCCACATTTCAATGGTTTGGAGAAGTTGCACGAAATCTCATTCAGAAGAGGATTGGGTGCACCACTTTTCTACAATGAGTCTACTCCTTTGGAAGTTGAAGATGTTAAGCAATTTGCTGAACAAAACTTTAATGCTTCAAACATTGCCATCTACTCAGAGGGTGCAGACGAGGCTGACTTGACTCAATTCGTCAAGGAATCAGCATTTGCTGACTTGCCACAAGGTTCCAAGGCCTCATCAGTCCCAGTTGACTTTTACAAAGGTCAAGAGGCTAGAGTTCCAGCAGTTGGTCAATCAGCAGCTTTGATTGGTCTCCCAGTCAAGCCAGCTGACTTTGGTAAATACGAAGTCTTGTCTGCAGCTATTGGCTCAACCACCTTATCTTCATCCAATGCACCATTGTTCAACATTCCAGGCGCCACCTCCCACTTGTACAAATACAACGATGCTGGTTTATTCGTCATCTCTGTAAGTGGATCAGCAGAAAGCGTTGCTCAAGGTATCAAACAAGCTAAGAAGATTGCTGACTCTGTGTCATCCAGCGACTTGCAGAAAGCCGTTAAAGGTGCTGAATTATCGGTGGCATTGCAATCTACTGTTGCACACCCATTGAGCATACAAGTTTCTGCAGGCGAAGCACCAATCAAGGAATTCAACTatgttgctgttggtgaCTTGAACGTTTTGCCATTCGCTGCTGACTTATAG
- the VPS4 gene encoding Vacuolar protein sorting-associated protein 4: MSGASDFLSKGIDLVQKAIDADTATRYEEAYKLYYNGLDYLMLAIKYEKNPKSKELVKSKFTEYLTRAEQLKEHLEKQQNKSNSAENSANGSTKAKKSGSGDGDDDNDADTKKLRGALAGAILSEKPNVSWSDIAGLDSAKEALKEAVILPVKFPQLFVGNRKPTSGILLYGPPGTGKSYLAKAVATEANSTFFSVSSSDLVSKWMGESERLVKQLFTMARESKPSIIFIDEVDALCGPRGEGESEASRRIKTELLVQMNGVGNDSQGVLVLGATNIPWQLDAAIRRRFERRIYIPLPDVEARSRMFEINIGEVPCECTSHDYRTLAELTEGYSGHDVAVVVRDALMQPIRKIQQATHFKPVQETDEDGQEKTKYTPCSPGDEGAREMSWMEIGTDELKEPPLTIKDFIKSIKSNRPTVNESDISNHVKFTEDFGQEGN; encoded by the coding sequence ATGTCAGGGGCTTCCGACTTTTTGAGTAAGGGTATAGATTTGGTCCAGAAAGCTATCGATGCCGATACGGCAACTAGATACGAAGAGGCGTACAAGTTGTACTATAATGGTCTCGACTATCTTATGCTCGCCATCAAATATGAAAAGAACCCGAAATCAAAAGAGCTAgtaaaatcaaaatttaCCGAGTATTTAACCAGAGCCGAGCAGCTTAAAGAGCACCTtgagaaacaacaaaacaaatccAACTCAGCTGAGAACTCGGCAAATGGTTCAACAAAGGCCAAGAAATCTGGTAGTGGAGACGGAGACGATGATAACGATGCAGATACTAAGAAACTTAGAGGTGCATTAGCCGGAGCCATTCTCTCAGAGAAACCCAATGTTAGTTGGTCTGATATAGCGGGTCTTGATTCAGCAAAAGAGGCATTGAAAGAAGCAGTTATATTACCTGTGAAATTCCCACAGCTATTTGTTGGAAACAGAAAACCTACTTCGGGTATCTTGTTGTATGGTCCACCCGGTACTGGTAAATCGTATTTGGCAAAGGCAGTGGCAACAGAAGCAAACTCGACGTTTTTCAGTGTTTCTTCATCGGACTTGGTCTCCAAATGGATGGGTGAGTCTGAGAGATTAGTTAAGCAATTGTTCACAATGGCACGAGAAAGTAAGCCTTCAATCATTTTCATTGATGAAGTCGATGCATTATGTGGACCTAGAGGTGAAGGTGAGAGTGAAGCATCACGAAGAATCAAAACAGAATTGTTGGTGCAAATGAATGGTGTTGGTAATGATTCGCAAGGTGTGTTGGTTCTTGGTGCTACTAATATTCCATGGCAACTAGATGCGGCAATTCGTAGAAGGTTCGAAAGAAGAATCTATATCCCATTACCAGATGTTGAGGCAAGGTCGAGAATGTTTGAAATTAACATTGGTGAAGTTCCGTGTGAATGTACATCGCACGATTATCGTACGTTGGCAGAATTGACTGAAGGCTATTCTGGTCatgatgttgctgttgttgttagaGACGCTTTGATGCAACCTATAAGAAAAATTCAACAAGCAACGCATTTTAAACCAGTCCAAGAAACTGATGAAGATGGTCAGGAAAAAACTAAATATACGCCATGTTCACCTGGTGATGAAGGAGCTCGAGAAATGAGCTGGATGGAGATTGGTACCGACGAGTTAAAAGAGCCGCCGTTGACCATAAAGGATTTCATTAAATCTATAAAGAGCAATAGACCAACGGTTAATGAATCTGATATCTCAAATCACGTGAAATTCACCGAAGATTTTGGACAAGAGGGAAACtag
- the FUR1 gene encoding Uracil phosphoribosyltransferase, synthesizes UMP from uracil, whose translation MHIFYSSNQTPHSILHFSMAESVKVDDNVILLPQTNQLIGLYSIIRDQNTKRGDFVFYSDRIIRLLVEEGLNQLPVEDCIIECHGGHKYKGSKFLGKICGVSIVRAGESMEMGLRDCCRSVRIGKILIQRDEETALPKLFYEKLPEDISDRYVFLLDPMLATGGSAMMAVEVLLARGVKMERILFLNLLAAPEGIKAFRDKYPGVKIITGGIDEKLDENKYIVPGLGDFGDRYYCI comes from the exons ATGCACATA TTTTAC TCATCAAACCAAACTCCACATTCAATATTGCATTTTTCAATGGCCGAATCAGTTAAAGTCGATGACAATGTTATCCTTCTTCCACAAACCAACCAATTAATTGGTCTTTACAGTATAATTCGTGACCAAAATACCAAAAGAGGAGACTTTGTCTTTTATTCAGACCGTATCATTCGTCTCCTCGTTGAGGAAGGTTTGAATCAGCTTCCCGTAGAAGATTGCATTATAGAGTGCCACGGCGGTCACAAGTACAAGGGCTCGAAATTTCTTGGCAAAATCTGTGGTGTTTCCATCGTTCGTGCTGGTGAATCCATGGAGATGGGATTGAGAGATTGCTGCAGGTCAGTGAGAATTGGTAAGATCTTGATCCAAAGAGACGAGGAAACTGCTTTACCAAAATTGTTTTACGAAAAATTACCCGAAGACATCAGCGACCGATACGTGTTCTTGCTCGACCCAATGTTAGCCACCGGTGGTTCAGCAATGATGGCCGTTGAGGTGTTGTTAGCTCGTGGAGTTAAAATGGAACGTATATTGTTTCTAAACTTGTTGGCAGCACCAGAAGGAATCAAGGCCTTCCGCGATAAATATCCAGGTGTCAAGATCATTACTGGTGGAATCGATGAGAAATTAGACGAGAACAAGTATATCGTACCCGGTTTGGGTGACTTTGGTGACAGATACTACTGCATCTAA